A part of Cottoperca gobio chromosome 4, fCotGob3.1, whole genome shotgun sequence genomic DNA contains:
- the med8 gene encoding mediator of RNA polymerase II transcription subunit 8 isoform X2: protein MQQREEKQLEAAVESLISRVAHVKNALHSFIYKLENEYERLTWPSVLDNFALLSGQLNTINKLLKNEKTPSFRNQVIIPLLLSPDRDEDLAKLTEQRVPVFSHEIVPDYLRTKPDPEVEEQEKQLSVEAARIGPEVAQKQIQTLNKLCSNLLEKLNNPRDDRDSESAAMRQNKPSFNPADTNALVGAVAFGKGLSKCRPPGPVAPGHPGQGPMMSGGPTLQQVTIGGGSSQQAGMGGPVAPQQQGQPGKMPSSIKTNIKSAPGSMHPYNR, encoded by the exons ATGCAg caacgagaagagaagcagctggaggCGGCGGTGGAGTCTCTTATTTCTCGGGTAGCACACGTCAAAAACGCTCTTCACAGTTTCATTTATAAGTTGGAAAATGAATACGAGCGATTAACATG GCCGTCTGTTTTGGACAACTTCGCTCTGCTGTCTGGTCAGCTGAACACCATCAACAAACTGCTCAAGAACGAGAAGACACCATCCTTTCGCAACCAAGTTATAATACCACTGCTTCTGTCTCCAGACCGAGATGAGGATTTAGCG AAACTCACAGAGCAGCGTGTCCCAGTGTTCAGCCATGAGATTGTACCAGACTACTTGCGGACCAAGCCTGAtccagaggtggaggagcaggagaaacaGCTGAGTGTAGAGGCAGCACGGATTGGCCCAGAGGTGGCACAG AAACAGATCCAGACGTTGAATAAACTGTGTTCCAATCTGCTAGAGAAGCTTAACAATCCTCGTGATGACAGAGATTCAGAAAGTGCAG CAATGCGACAGAACAAACCGTCTTTCAACCCTGCTGACACCAACGCACTGGTTGGAGCTGTCGCATTTGGAAAGGGGCTTTCTAAATGTAGGCCTCCAGGTCCAGTGGCCCCTGGACATCCAGGACAAGGGCCCATGATGAGTGGAGGTCCGACCTTACAGCAGGTCACCATCGGTGGTGGCTCAAGCCAACAAGCAGGTATGGGAGGACCTGTGGCTCCTCAGCAGCAAGGGCAGCCAG gaAAGATGCCGAGCAGCATCAAGACAAACATCAAATCTGCACCCGGCTCAATGCATCCTTACAACCGATGA
- the med8 gene encoding mediator of RNA polymerase II transcription subunit 8 isoform X1, with protein sequence MQQREEKQLEAAVESLISRVAHVKNALHSFIYKLENEYERLTWPSVLDNFALLSGQLNTINKLLKNEKTPSFRNQVIIPLLLSPDRDEDLAKLTEQRVPVFSHEIVPDYLRTKPDPEVEEQEKQLSVEAARIGPEVAQKQIQTLNKLCSNLLEKLNNPRDDRDSESAAMRQNKPSFNPADTNALVGAVAFGKGLSKCRPPGPVAPGHPGQGPMMSGGPTLQQVTIGGGSSQQAGMGGPVAPQQQGQPGRRPGELGKMPSSIKTNIKSAPGSMHPYNR encoded by the exons ATGCAg caacgagaagagaagcagctggaggCGGCGGTGGAGTCTCTTATTTCTCGGGTAGCACACGTCAAAAACGCTCTTCACAGTTTCATTTATAAGTTGGAAAATGAATACGAGCGATTAACATG GCCGTCTGTTTTGGACAACTTCGCTCTGCTGTCTGGTCAGCTGAACACCATCAACAAACTGCTCAAGAACGAGAAGACACCATCCTTTCGCAACCAAGTTATAATACCACTGCTTCTGTCTCCAGACCGAGATGAGGATTTAGCG AAACTCACAGAGCAGCGTGTCCCAGTGTTCAGCCATGAGATTGTACCAGACTACTTGCGGACCAAGCCTGAtccagaggtggaggagcaggagaaacaGCTGAGTGTAGAGGCAGCACGGATTGGCCCAGAGGTGGCACAG AAACAGATCCAGACGTTGAATAAACTGTGTTCCAATCTGCTAGAGAAGCTTAACAATCCTCGTGATGACAGAGATTCAGAAAGTGCAG CAATGCGACAGAACAAACCGTCTTTCAACCCTGCTGACACCAACGCACTGGTTGGAGCTGTCGCATTTGGAAAGGGGCTTTCTAAATGTAGGCCTCCAGGTCCAGTGGCCCCTGGACATCCAGGACAAGGGCCCATGATGAGTGGAGGTCCGACCTTACAGCAGGTCACCATCGGTGGTGGCTCAAGCCAACAAGCAGGTATGGGAGGACCTGTGGCTCCTCAGCAGCAAGGGCAGCCAGGTAGGAGACCTGGAGAGCTGG gaAAGATGCCGAGCAGCATCAAGACAAACATCAAATCTGCACCCGGCTCAATGCATCCTTACAACCGATGA
- the med8 gene encoding mediator of RNA polymerase II transcription subunit 8 isoform X3 yields the protein MQQREEKQLEAAVESLISRVAHVKNALHSFIYKLENEYERLTWPSVLDNFALLSGQLNTINKLLKNEKTPSFRNQVIIPLLLSPDRDEDLAKLTEQRVPVFSHEIVPDYLRTKPDPEVEEQEKQLSVEAARIGPEVAQKQIQTLNKLCSNLLEKLNNPRDDRDSESAAMRQNKPSFNPADTNALVGAVAFGKGLSKCRPPGPVAPGHPGQGPMMSGGPTLQQVTIGGGSSQQAGKMPSSIKTNIKSAPGSMHPYNR from the exons ATGCAg caacgagaagagaagcagctggaggCGGCGGTGGAGTCTCTTATTTCTCGGGTAGCACACGTCAAAAACGCTCTTCACAGTTTCATTTATAAGTTGGAAAATGAATACGAGCGATTAACATG GCCGTCTGTTTTGGACAACTTCGCTCTGCTGTCTGGTCAGCTGAACACCATCAACAAACTGCTCAAGAACGAGAAGACACCATCCTTTCGCAACCAAGTTATAATACCACTGCTTCTGTCTCCAGACCGAGATGAGGATTTAGCG AAACTCACAGAGCAGCGTGTCCCAGTGTTCAGCCATGAGATTGTACCAGACTACTTGCGGACCAAGCCTGAtccagaggtggaggagcaggagaaacaGCTGAGTGTAGAGGCAGCACGGATTGGCCCAGAGGTGGCACAG AAACAGATCCAGACGTTGAATAAACTGTGTTCCAATCTGCTAGAGAAGCTTAACAATCCTCGTGATGACAGAGATTCAGAAAGTGCAG CAATGCGACAGAACAAACCGTCTTTCAACCCTGCTGACACCAACGCACTGGTTGGAGCTGTCGCATTTGGAAAGGGGCTTTCTAAATGTAGGCCTCCAGGTCCAGTGGCCCCTGGACATCCAGGACAAGGGCCCATGATGAGTGGAGGTCCGACCTTACAGCAGGTCACCATCGGTGGTGGCTCAAGCCAACAAGCAG gaAAGATGCCGAGCAGCATCAAGACAAACATCAAATCTGCACCCGGCTCAATGCATCCTTACAACCGATGA